GCGCTATTACTGCGATTTTGACGGCAACGAGAAGCCTCTCCTCATGCCTGATGAAGTTCGCCTACTCTCGATCCGCAAGGGCTCGCTCGACGAGAACGAGCGGCTGCAGATCGAGTCGCACGTAGTACACACAGTCAATTTCCTCCAGCAGATTCCATGGACTTCGGAGATCCGCCACATTCCGGAGATCGCACGCGGCCATCACGAAAAGCTGAATGGGCAGGGATATCCGTATAAGCTCTCCGCACCGGAAATTCCCGTGCAGACACGAATGATGACCATCTCGGACATCTTCGACGCACTTTCCGCCGCGGACCGGCCATACAAGCACTCGGTCAACCTCGAACGCGCCCTACACATTCTGCAGCTCGCAGTCGATGATGGCGAGCTCGATCCTTCGTTGTTCAAGGTCTTTCTCGAAGCAAAGGTGTACGAGAAATGGAAGACCGAGCCGCACCCGTACTGAGCTTGGGCTGTCGGCTTTCGGCTCTCAGCGTTCGGCCAGCAAAACATCTTGAACAGAGCCGCAACTGGCGTCTGGCCGAAAGCCGATCGCCGAATGCCGACAGCCTGCCGTTATACTGAACTCACGATGTCGAAAGTCTTCAATCGTGTTCTTTTAAAACTCTCGGGAGAGGCTCTGGCAGCGGGTCAGGGCTTTGGTGTGGATGTGCACCGCGTGCACGAAATTGCGGGCGAGATCGCTGAGGTCCACCAACTGGGAGTGCAGCTGGCGATCGTCGTGGGAGGCGGAAATTTTTTTCGCGGAGTTGCGGAGCAGGCGCGCGATATGGATCGCGTATCGGCCGACCATATGGGCATGCTTGCTACGATGATCAACTCCCTCGCCCTGCAGGACGCCCTGGAAAAGAGAAGCGTGCACACGCGCGTAATGTCGGCAATTGAGATGAATCAGGTAGCCGAACCGTTCATTCGCCGCCGCGCCATTCGACATCTTGAGAAAGACCGCGTCGTGATCTTCGGCGCGGGCACCGGCAATCCATATTTCTCGACTGACACTGCCGCCTCGCTACGCGCGATGGAGATCAAAGCCGACGTGATCCTGAAAGCAACGAAAGTCGATGGCATCTACGACGCCGATCCCTTTCTGGTGAAAGACGCCACCATGTTCCAGCAGATCACCTACATGGAAATCATCAAGCTTGGACTAAAGGTGATGGACACCACTGCGATCAGCCTGTGCAAAGACAACAACCTGCCTATGATCATCTTCAACCTGAATAAGCATGGAAATATCCGGCGAGTAATTACCGGCGAGAAGGTCGGATCGCTGGTCTGCGCTTAATGGCATCTACTTACTTCGCTGTTCGCAGGTCCCCGCATCCTTGACCTTTAGCGCGGATCGCACCGGATCATAGTGCAGCCTAACTTGTTGTCGCGACCTGATTGGCGTCCAGCACAGTGGTCTTTTGGGATCCGCCGAGTCACGGGTGATAGACTGAGAAGTTTTGTCCGCCTCCCTAATGTGTCTATCTGGTATCCGGAGAAGTTCCTGAATGCCTGAAACCATGCAGGCTATCGTGAAGCCACAGGCGGCGCCTGGATCAGAGGTGCGCCAAGTTCCACTGCCAGAGATCGGTCCTAACGACGTTCTCGTGCAAGTGAAAGTTGCTTCTATTTGCGGCACCGATCTGCACATCTACGAGTGGGACGCATGGGCACAGAAACGAATTCGTCCGCCGCTCGTTCCCGGTCATGAGTTCTGCGGCACCGTTGCAGCCGTTGGGCGCGAGGTCACCAGCGTAAAAGAAGGCGATTTCGTCTCAGCCGAGATGCACGTGAATTGCGGCAAGTGCCTGCAGTGCCGCACCGGCGAGGCGCATATCTGCCAGCACGTGAAGATCATCGGAGTCGACGCCGACGGCGCCTTCGCCGACTACGTCAAGATTCCCGAATCGAATATCTGGAAACTCGACCCCTCGATCCCTGCTGACTACGCATCGATTCTCGATCCACTTGGCAATGCCGTACACACCGTGCTCGCAGGCGAAATCGCAGCCAAGACAGTGGCTGTGATTGGCTGTGGTCCTATCGGGCTATTCTCCATCGCTGTTGCCCGTGCTGTAGGAGCGGCCCAGGTTTTTGCGCTTGAAGTAAACGAACATCGACGCAAGCTGGCGAAAGCCATGAAGGCAGACCACGTGTGCGATCCGAGCAAGGACAATGTCAAGAAGTTCGTGCTCGAACGCACAGATGGGACTGGAATTGATGTAGTGCTCGAAATGTCGGGCCATCCCGACGGCATTAAGACCGGATTCGACATTCTCCGTCTTGGCGGCCGCGTGTCTCTGCTAGGGATTCCCTCAGTGCCTATCAAGATGAACTTCGCTGAAGATCTGATTTTCAAAGGCGCGATCGTACAGGGAATCAATGGCCGGCTGATGTACAAGACCTGGTACCAAATGCAGGCGCTGTTAAGGGCGGGCAAACTGGATTTGTCTCCGGTAATAACAGATCGCATGCCGCTGAAGGACTTCAGCAAAGGCATGGAGCGGCTTAAGACCGGCGAAGCCAGCAAAATTCTTCTGTATCCCAACGGCATGGGAAGGTAACGCTCATTTGACAATCAGACGACGCAGAGCGCCAGGTGGAATCCACAATCAAGCCCTCTGCTTTGGCCTCTGTGCTCTCCGTGCCCTCTGTGGTTAAATCTCCCTTCACCATGTCGTCGTCGCTATTCAAGAAAATTCTCGTCGCCAATCGCGGCGAAATCGCCGTGCGCGTGATCCGCGCCTGCCGTGAGCTTGGCGTTCCGACGGTGGCAGTGTTCTCCGACGCCGATCGCGCTGCGCTGCATGTGATGAAAGCCGACGAGGCGTACCACATTGGACCGGCAGCTGCGCGAGAGTCATATCTCAACACAGAGCGCGTCATTGACGTCGCACGCCGCAGCGGAGCCGACGCCATCCACCCCGGCTATGGATTTCTTTCCGAAAACGCTCGTTTCGCGAAAGCGTGCGCCGACGCTGGAGTGAAGTTCATCGGCCCTCCACCTTCCGCCATGGAAGCATTGGGTTCAAAGACGAGGGCACGTGAGGCGGCCGATCGCGCGGGTCTGCCGCGCGTTCCGGGATCAGTTCGCGCTCTCAGCTCGCTTGCTGATGCTGAGCAGGTTGCCGGGCAAGTTGGGTACCCGGTGATGCTGAAGGCAGCAGCGGGAGGTGGCGGCAAAGGCATGCGCCGCGTGAATGCCCGTGACGAACTCGCCTCTGCGTTCGCATCCGCAAAGAGCGAAGCCCTGCGAGCCTTCGGCAATGATGATGTCTACATCGAGAAGCTGATCGTCGAGCCTCGTCACATTGA
The DNA window shown above is from Terriglobales bacterium and carries:
- the pyrH gene encoding UMP kinase; this encodes MSKVFNRVLLKLSGEALAAGQGFGVDVHRVHEIAGEIAEVHQLGVQLAIVVGGGNFFRGVAEQARDMDRVSADHMGMLATMINSLALQDALEKRSVHTRVMSAIEMNQVAEPFIRRRAIRHLEKDRVVIFGAGTGNPYFSTDTAASLRAMEIKADVILKATKVDGIYDADPFLVKDATMFQQITYMEIIKLGLKVMDTTAISLCKDNNLPMIIFNLNKHGNIRRVITGEKVGSLVCA
- the tdh gene encoding L-threonine 3-dehydrogenase; this translates as MPETMQAIVKPQAAPGSEVRQVPLPEIGPNDVLVQVKVASICGTDLHIYEWDAWAQKRIRPPLVPGHEFCGTVAAVGREVTSVKEGDFVSAEMHVNCGKCLQCRTGEAHICQHVKIIGVDADGAFADYVKIPESNIWKLDPSIPADYASILDPLGNAVHTVLAGEIAAKTVAVIGCGPIGLFSIAVARAVGAAQVFALEVNEHRRKLAKAMKADHVCDPSKDNVKKFVLERTDGTGIDVVLEMSGHPDGIKTGFDILRLGGRVSLLGIPSVPIKMNFAEDLIFKGAIVQGINGRLMYKTWYQMQALLRAGKLDLSPVITDRMPLKDFSKGMERLKTGEASKILLYPNGMGR